In Terriglobus sp. TAA 43, a single window of DNA contains:
- a CDS encoding Rid family detoxifying hydrolase → MTKTAISSPDAPAAIGPYSQAIRSGDLLFASGQVGFDPATGLVVEGGMPAQIERVLANIEALLTAAGLGFADVVKTTVFLKNMEDFAIMNAAYAKRFAPEGATPPARSTIEVARLPKDALVEIEITARFPTN, encoded by the coding sequence ATGACAAAGACAGCCATCTCTTCTCCCGACGCTCCCGCAGCCATTGGCCCATACTCTCAGGCGATCCGCTCGGGCGATCTTCTATTCGCGTCCGGACAGGTCGGCTTCGACCCCGCAACCGGCCTGGTCGTTGAGGGCGGAATGCCCGCGCAGATCGAACGCGTTCTTGCGAACATTGAAGCCCTGCTGACTGCTGCCGGACTTGGCTTTGCCGATGTCGTCAAGACCACCGTCTTCCTGAAGAACATGGAAGACTTCGCCATCATGAATGCAGCCTACGCCAAGCGCTTCGCTCCAGAGGGCGCCACTCCCCCGGCTCGTTCCACCATCGAAGTGGCCCGCCTGCCCAAGGACGCACTCGTAGAGATCGAAATCACTGCACGATTCCCAACAAACTAG
- a CDS encoding peptidoglycan-binding protein: MITPTQKQTIQGIVNIFETGSVTGDYGSVVVIPGDTGHLTFGRSQTTLASGNLGKLLHQYCDNPAAKFAGKLAPFLPRFDAIDLTLDNEQYLQNVLRATADDHIMRETQDAFFDAVYWGAATRAADAVGITTPLGVAVVYDSTIHGSWAKMRDTTTASAGAFATIGEQAWVTAYVATRRNWLATSPRKDLNATVYRMDAFTRLIALGEWGLELPLVVRSSEISLLTLNATPKGCYDGPVPGSRNVSVQTPLLTGLDVRLLQLGLSATQPGIKADGVFGRGSAAVLQAYQAAHGLPATGVADAASFAALAV, from the coding sequence ATGATCACACCCACGCAGAAGCAGACGATCCAGGGGATCGTGAATATCTTTGAGACGGGAAGCGTCACGGGGGATTATGGCAGCGTCGTAGTGATTCCCGGCGATACAGGGCACCTGACCTTTGGCCGGTCGCAGACGACGCTTGCATCGGGCAACCTGGGAAAACTGCTGCACCAGTACTGCGACAATCCAGCGGCAAAGTTTGCAGGGAAGCTGGCGCCCTTTCTGCCTCGATTCGATGCGATCGATCTGACGCTGGATAACGAGCAATATCTGCAGAATGTTCTGCGCGCGACGGCGGATGACCATATCATGCGCGAGACGCAGGATGCCTTTTTCGATGCGGTGTACTGGGGTGCGGCAACGCGTGCAGCGGATGCCGTTGGCATCACCACGCCGCTGGGTGTTGCGGTGGTATACGACAGCACCATCCACGGGTCGTGGGCGAAGATGCGCGACACCACGACGGCGAGTGCGGGAGCGTTTGCGACGATTGGCGAGCAGGCATGGGTTACCGCGTATGTGGCGACACGGCGGAACTGGCTGGCGACCAGTCCACGGAAAGATCTGAACGCCACGGTGTACCGGATGGATGCATTTACGCGGCTGATTGCGTTGGGTGAATGGGGGCTGGAACTGCCACTGGTAGTGCGCAGCAGCGAGATTTCCCTATTGACGTTGAACGCGACGCCGAAGGGCTGCTATGACGGACCTGTTCCGGGTAGCCGCAATGTGTCGGTGCAGACTCCGTTGCTGACGGGACTGGATGTGCGACTGTTGCAGCTTGGACTATCGGCAACGCAACCGGGGATCAAGGCAGATGGTGTGTTCGGACGTGGTTCGGCTGCCGTGTTGCAGGCTTACCAGGCAGCGCATGGACTGCCGGCAACGGGCGTTGCGGACGCAGCCAGCTTTGCGGCGCTTGCGGTCTGA
- a CDS encoding alanine--glyoxylate aminotransferase family protein, giving the protein MIRKTRLFTPGPTPLLPAAQFAMAAADIHHRTPEFRALYSRVLAQLKDFVGTKNDVIILSSSGTGAMEASVSNLTSPGDRVLVLTAGKFGERWTALAKAFGCSVDVISKPYGQTFDLNEVKEALKLETRAVFMQASETSTGTSHDVEGVAKLLKEVNSEALLIVDAITGLGTTPLDMDAWGVDVLVGGSQKAVMIPPGLSYLAVSERAWERMEGTYNPRYYFDLRKERKNAKNGESAYTPAVALIAALGAALDYIAGQADGDLAAGRAKLVDNAQVIAKMTREACVALGFKLFSTSPSPAATAVLSPEGIDSGVIVKALKTRFGAIITNGQGEMKGQLFRIAHLGFFDFLDTMALLAALEQVAVTDLKLPNVQFGTALIPAQKVFAEAAAK; this is encoded by the coding sequence ATGATCCGCAAAACACGCCTGTTCACGCCCGGTCCGACGCCACTGCTTCCCGCTGCTCAGTTCGCCATGGCAGCCGCGGATATTCATCACCGCACGCCAGAGTTCCGCGCCCTGTATTCGCGCGTCCTCGCACAGTTGAAGGACTTCGTCGGCACCAAGAACGACGTCATCATCCTCTCTTCGTCCGGCACCGGCGCGATGGAAGCCTCTGTCTCGAACCTGACCTCGCCCGGCGACCGCGTCCTGGTCCTTACCGCAGGCAAGTTCGGCGAGCGCTGGACGGCTCTCGCCAAGGCATTCGGCTGCTCCGTCGACGTCATCAGCAAGCCCTACGGTCAGACCTTCGATCTGAACGAAGTCAAGGAAGCGCTCAAGCTAGAGACCCGCGCCGTGTTCATGCAGGCCAGCGAAACCAGCACCGGCACCAGCCACGATGTGGAAGGCGTTGCCAAGCTCCTGAAGGAAGTCAACAGCGAAGCGCTGCTCATCGTTGACGCCATCACCGGCCTCGGCACCACGCCGCTGGACATGGATGCATGGGGAGTTGACGTGCTCGTCGGTGGCTCGCAGAAGGCTGTCATGATTCCCCCGGGACTCAGCTACCTCGCCGTCAGCGAACGCGCATGGGAGCGCATGGAAGGCACCTACAATCCGCGCTACTACTTCGATCTCCGCAAGGAGCGCAAGAACGCGAAGAACGGTGAAAGCGCATACACCCCTGCAGTCGCGCTCATCGCTGCTCTCGGTGCTGCGCTGGACTACATCGCAGGTCAGGCTGACGGCGATCTCGCCGCAGGCCGCGCCAAGCTCGTCGACAACGCACAGGTCATCGCCAAGATGACGCGCGAAGCCTGCGTTGCTCTCGGCTTCAAGCTCTTCTCCACCTCGCCGTCGCCTGCCGCCACCGCGGTTCTCTCGCCGGAAGGCATTGATTCGGGTGTGATCGTGAAGGCGCTGAAGACGCGTTTCGGAGCCATCATCACCAACGGCCAGGGCGAAATGAAGGGCCAGCTCTTCCGCATCGCTCACCTCGGCTTCTTTGACTTCCTCGACACGATGGCTCTGCTTGCAGCACTGGAGCAGGTTGCAGTCACTGACCTGAAGCTGCCCAACGTCCAGTTCGGCACCGCGCTCATCCCGGCGCAGAAGGTCTTCGCCGAAGCTGCCGCAAAGTAA
- the gluQRS gene encoding tRNA glutamyl-Q(34) synthetase GluQRS translates to MIGTPYRGRLAPSPTGLLHLGHARTFLIAAERAANGTLILRNDDLDTQRSRSEFVHAMLEDLAWLGIRWAEGPQTNGAETGSLGPYAQSQRSSLYTATFHQLHEAGFLYPCVCSRKDLLSAPHAPHADDEDEPLYPGTCRERNLDSDEPASWRFRVTDGEEVSFRDALLGPQTFIAGRDFGDFVIMRRDGVPSYQLACVVDDAAMQITEVVRGRDLLRSTARQILLLRALGHPIPTYAHVELMRNERGERLAKRDDARSLRYLRESGLTPQEVRKMALEEIE, encoded by the coding sequence ATGATCGGAACGCCCTATCGTGGCAGACTTGCGCCTTCGCCCACAGGGCTTCTGCATCTCGGCCACGCACGCACGTTTCTCATTGCCGCAGAACGTGCCGCAAACGGAACGCTGATCCTGCGCAACGACGATCTGGATACACAGCGTTCCCGCTCCGAGTTCGTTCACGCCATGCTGGAAGACCTCGCATGGCTCGGCATCCGCTGGGCAGAAGGCCCACAGACAAACGGCGCGGAAACGGGCAGCCTCGGCCCATACGCCCAAAGCCAGCGCAGCTCCCTCTACACGGCAACCTTCCACCAACTACACGAAGCCGGCTTCCTGTATCCCTGTGTCTGTTCCCGCAAAGACCTCCTATCGGCCCCGCACGCGCCCCACGCGGACGACGAAGACGAGCCGCTCTACCCCGGCACCTGTCGCGAAAGAAACCTAGACTCAGACGAACCCGCCTCGTGGCGATTCCGTGTAACGGACGGCGAAGAAGTCAGCTTCCGCGACGCCCTGCTCGGCCCTCAAACCTTCATCGCCGGGCGTGACTTCGGGGACTTCGTCATCATGCGTCGCGACGGCGTTCCCAGCTACCAGCTCGCGTGCGTTGTCGACGACGCAGCCATGCAGATCACCGAAGTCGTCCGCGGCCGTGACCTTCTCCGCTCCACCGCACGGCAGATCCTGCTCCTACGGGCCCTCGGCCATCCAATCCCGACCTACGCTCACGTAGAACTCATGCGCAACGAGCGTGGCGAACGCCTCGCCAAGCGCGACGACGCCCGCAGTCTCCGCTACCTGCGCGAATCCGGCCTGACGCCTCAGGAAGTCCGAAAAATGGCTCTGGAAGAGATCGAATAA
- the msrB gene encoding peptide-methionine (R)-S-oxide reductase MsrB gives MTENLKADANVSRGPRMRKTEAEWRQLLTPEQFHVLREKGTERAFTGALVDNHKDGIYHCGACDAPLFKSDTKFDSGSGWPSFFEPVSPDAIEAIEDNSHGMRRVEVVCANCGSHLGHVFPDGPNPTGLRYCINSASLNFDETAK, from the coding sequence ATGACAGAAAATCTGAAAGCCGATGCCAACGTTTCTCGCGGCCCTCGCATGCGGAAAACGGAAGCAGAGTGGCGGCAACTCCTGACCCCGGAACAGTTTCACGTTCTGCGCGAGAAGGGCACCGAACGCGCCTTCACCGGCGCACTCGTTGACAACCACAAAGACGGTATCTATCACTGCGGTGCCTGCGACGCTCCGCTCTTCAAGAGCGACACCAAGTTCGACAGCGGCTCCGGCTGGCCCAGCTTCTTTGAGCCGGTTTCGCCGGACGCCATTGAAGCGATTGAAGACAACAGCCACGGCATGCGTCGCGTGGAAGTCGTCTGCGCCAACTGCGGTTCTCACCTGGGACACGTCTTCCCAGACGGCCCCAACCCCACGGGCCTGCGCTACTGCATTAATTCTGCATCGCTGAACTTCGACGAGACGGCGAAATAA
- a CDS encoding GatB/YqeY domain-containing protein: protein MAIGEKIGKDIIEAMKARDSFRTETLRMVKSALKSKEIDKRSALTESEELGVLQTMVKQRKDAAEQFAKGNRPELAQKEQDEIKMLEAYMPQTASEEEIRAVVQGALHTMANDGAKPGPKDMGPAMRVVQQRIMADGLHVDNKLVSSIVKEELTKG from the coding sequence ATGGCTATCGGAGAAAAGATCGGCAAAGACATCATTGAAGCGATGAAAGCACGGGACAGCTTTCGCACCGAGACGCTGCGCATGGTGAAGTCCGCGTTGAAAAGCAAGGAGATCGACAAGCGCAGCGCGCTAACGGAATCCGAAGAGTTGGGCGTGCTGCAGACGATGGTGAAGCAGCGGAAGGATGCTGCGGAGCAGTTTGCCAAGGGCAATCGTCCAGAGTTGGCTCAAAAAGAGCAGGACGAGATCAAGATGCTGGAAGCGTACATGCCGCAGACTGCCAGCGAAGAAGAGATTCGCGCGGTGGTGCAGGGTGCGCTACACACCATGGCGAATGACGGTGCGAAGCCGGGGCCGAAGGATATGGGGCCTGCCATGCGCGTGGTGCAGCAACGCATCATGGCCGATGGCTTGCACGTGGATAACAAGCTGGTGAGCTCGATCGTGAAGGAAGAACTGACGAAGGGGTAG
- a CDS encoding glycosyltransferase family 39 protein — protein sequence MTELQSEAQANNRRALWQIFTAAFVVRVLYILLAHTFKVRPSDDHFEFGWEMGRIGRSLATGHGYSDPFTGHTGPTAWVPPGYTLLVGGVFRIFGVYSKLSAFVLLTFNSLLSALTAVFCYEIGLRCFNRRVALWSGWLWALYPAALQYAVRWIWEMTATTCIFTALLVLMLRMRGIGDKERSEPTWQQWAAFGLLWGILAMVNPSPLIMLPVTALYILFAPQWQTKRLAHAALAGVLFLAVIAPWTARNYAVFHRFIPLRDNFGAENYYGNSDWSTGFPWGRTVPLENHQILAEYARMGEPAWAADRAAKANAWIKAHPARFMRLSIKRAWMYWMGVPKSVEEAGVLEYFRLMSFQFLSLCGILGAVLAVWRKKPAAWVFLSAFLLLPLPYYLVTVQARFRHTLEPLICILGVYLFQSAELRNETVDDN from the coding sequence GTGACTGAACTGCAATCCGAAGCCCAAGCCAATAACCGCCGCGCCCTCTGGCAGATCTTCACTGCCGCCTTCGTCGTGCGCGTGCTGTACATCCTGCTGGCCCACACCTTCAAAGTGCGCCCCAGCGACGACCACTTTGAATTCGGTTGGGAGATGGGACGCATCGGCCGCTCCCTCGCCACCGGCCACGGCTACAGCGATCCCTTCACCGGGCACACCGGCCCCACGGCATGGGTTCCACCCGGCTACACCCTGCTGGTTGGCGGCGTCTTCCGCATCTTCGGCGTGTACTCGAAACTCTCCGCCTTCGTCCTGCTCACGTTCAACTCCCTGCTGTCCGCGCTGACCGCCGTCTTCTGCTACGAGATCGGCTTGCGCTGCTTCAATCGCCGCGTCGCACTCTGGAGCGGCTGGCTCTGGGCGCTCTATCCCGCCGCCCTGCAATATGCCGTCCGCTGGATCTGGGAGATGACCGCCACCACTTGCATCTTCACCGCGCTGCTCGTCCTCATGCTGCGTATGCGCGGCATCGGCGACAAAGAACGCTCTGAACCGACATGGCAACAGTGGGCCGCCTTCGGCCTTCTCTGGGGAATACTCGCCATGGTCAATCCATCGCCCCTGATCATGCTGCCGGTGACAGCCCTCTACATCCTGTTTGCTCCGCAATGGCAAACCAAACGCCTTGCTCACGCAGCTCTAGCGGGCGTTCTCTTTCTCGCCGTCATCGCACCGTGGACCGCACGCAACTACGCCGTCTTCCATCGCTTCATTCCGCTGCGTGACAACTTCGGAGCAGAAAACTACTATGGCAATTCAGACTGGTCCACCGGCTTCCCGTGGGGCCGTACCGTGCCTCTGGAAAACCACCAGATCCTCGCCGAGTACGCACGCATGGGCGAACCAGCATGGGCCGCCGACCGCGCCGCAAAGGCCAACGCGTGGATCAAAGCGCACCCCGCCCGCTTCATGAGACTCAGCATAAAACGCGCATGGATGTACTGGATGGGCGTACCCAAAAGTGTGGAAGAAGCAGGCGTCCTCGAATACTTCCGCCTGATGAGCTTCCAGTTCCTCTCACTCTGCGGAATCCTCGGTGCAGTGCTCGCAGTATGGCGCAAGAAACCCGCGGCATGGGTCTTCCTGTCCGCATTCCTGCTGCTCCCACTGCCCTACTATCTGGTCACCGTGCAGGCCCGCTTCCGCCACACGCTGGAACCACTGATCTGCATCCTCGGTGTCTACCTCTTCCAATCCGCAGAACTACGCAACGAGACGGTAGACGATAATTGA
- a CDS encoding DinB family protein → MNPYASYLEGRDAAEIMKSTPAELQSLLSGMTTGQMDAPTAPGKWSVREILAHLADCELVWAWRIRHTLEKPGAAVAPFDQDVWAERYAAYSAELSLRTFLTLREWNLAVLNTVASEEFGNLLTHPERGTFPLSELLEMIAGHDRNHIVRLKELFGR, encoded by the coding sequence ATGAACCCCTATGCGAGTTACCTGGAAGGCCGCGACGCGGCGGAGATCATGAAGTCCACGCCTGCGGAGTTGCAATCGCTGCTTAGCGGCATGACGACGGGACAGATGGATGCGCCGACTGCGCCCGGCAAATGGAGTGTGCGCGAGATCCTGGCTCATCTGGCGGACTGCGAACTGGTTTGGGCTTGGCGTATTCGCCACACTCTGGAAAAGCCGGGCGCTGCGGTGGCTCCGTTCGATCAGGATGTTTGGGCCGAGCGCTATGCGGCGTATTCGGCGGAGCTTAGCCTGCGGACGTTTCTTACGCTGCGTGAGTGGAACCTGGCCGTTTTGAACACGGTTGCATCTGAAGAGTTTGGGAACCTGTTGACCCATCCGGAGCGCGGGACTTTTCCGCTGTCGGAATTGCTGGAGATGATTGCGGGCCACGACCGCAACCACATTGTCAGGTTGAAGGAGCTGTTTGGACGTTGA